In one window of Bradyrhizobium sp. AZCC 1721 DNA:
- a CDS encoding 2'-deoxycytidine 5'-triphosphate deaminase encodes MSFTLPPDGNGILPDRMIAAMADAGLILPAYPFVESQIQPASLDLRLGDVAYRVRASFLPGPGATVAERIDELKLHEINLSDGAVLETNCVYIVPLLESLALPPEIVAAANPKSSTGRLDVFTRVIADGTRRFDMIGAGYHGPLYAEISPKTFPVLLREGSRLSQVRFRTGDAILNADELDALHGAERLVDIDDADLANGVALSVDLSGENTSGFVGYRAKRHTGVVDVDRRGGYAVDEFWEPIPARSDGSLILDPGEFYILASKEAVQVPPDYAAEMVPFDPLVGEFRVHYAGFFDPGFGYAGAGGQGARAVLEVRSREVPFILEHGQIVGRLVYEKMLSRPDAMYGQRIGSNYQAQGLKLSKHFRV; translated from the coding sequence GTGTCGTTCACGCTTCCGCCCGACGGTAACGGAATTCTCCCCGACCGCATGATCGCGGCGATGGCGGATGCGGGCCTGATCCTGCCGGCCTATCCGTTTGTCGAGAGCCAGATCCAGCCCGCAAGCCTCGATTTGCGCCTCGGCGACGTTGCCTATCGGGTGCGCGCGAGCTTCCTGCCTGGGCCGGGCGCGACCGTCGCCGAGCGCATCGACGAATTGAAGCTGCATGAAATAAATCTCTCCGACGGCGCGGTGCTGGAGACCAATTGCGTCTACATCGTGCCGCTCCTGGAAAGCCTCGCGCTGCCGCCGGAGATCGTGGCCGCCGCCAATCCGAAGAGCTCGACCGGACGGCTCGACGTCTTCACCCGCGTGATTGCCGACGGCACCCGCCGCTTCGATATGATCGGCGCGGGCTATCACGGCCCGCTCTATGCCGAGATCAGCCCGAAGACGTTTCCGGTGCTGCTGCGGGAGGGCTCGCGGCTATCACAAGTGCGTTTCCGCACCGGAGATGCCATCCTCAATGCCGACGAGCTCGACGCGCTGCATGGCGCCGAGCGCCTCGTCGATATCGATGACGCCGATCTCGCCAATGGCGTGGCGCTGTCGGTCGATCTGTCCGGTGAGAACACTAGCGGCTTCGTCGGCTACCGCGCCAAGCGCCACACCGGTGTGGTCGACGTCGACCGCCGCGGCGGCTATGCGGTCGATGAATTCTGGGAGCCGATCCCGGCACGGTCAGACGGCAGCCTCATCCTCGATCCCGGCGAGTTCTACATCCTGGCCTCGAAGGAGGCCGTGCAGGTGCCGCCGGATTACGCCGCCGAAATGGTGCCGTTCGATCCCCTGGTCGGCGAATTCCGCGTGCACTACGCCGGATTCTTCGATCCCGGCTTCGGCTATGCCGGTGCCGGCGGGCAGGGCGCGCGCGCCGTACTCGAAGTGCGCTCGCGCGAGGTGCCGTTCATCCTCGAGCACGGCCAGATCGTCGGCCGTCTGGTCTACGAGAAAATGCTGTCGCGGCCCGACGCGATGTACGGCCAGCGCATCGGTTCGAACTACC
- a CDS encoding O-succinylhomoserine sulfhydrylase gives MSEVGSTKRFRPETRLVHGGTLRSQFGETSEALFLTQGYVYDSAEQCEARFKGEDPGFIYSRYSNPTISMFERRMIELEGAEAARSTATGMAAVTTAILAPLRAGDHVVASKALFGSCLYVVQDLLPRYGIETTLVDGLDLDQWQRALQPNTKTFFLESPTNPTLDVLDIPAIAEIAHKGGARLVVDNVFATPIWQSPLSLGADVVVYSATKHIDGQGRCLGGIILSSEAFIAEHIHNFMRQTGPSLSPFNAWVLLKGLETLGVRVRAQTDNAAKIAEALASHPKISRLIYPGRADHPQAELVKKQMRGGSTLIGFEVKGGKAAAFRVLNALQISRISNNLGDAKSLVTHPATTTHQRLTPEARAELGISEGFIRFSAGLEHADDLIEDFAQALEKA, from the coding sequence ATGTCTGAAGTTGGTTCTACCAAGCGTTTTCGTCCCGAAACCCGCCTCGTCCACGGCGGCACGCTGCGCTCGCAATTCGGCGAGACGTCGGAAGCGCTGTTCCTCACCCAAGGCTATGTCTACGACAGCGCGGAGCAGTGCGAGGCGCGCTTCAAGGGCGAGGATCCCGGCTTTATCTATTCGCGCTATTCCAATCCTACGATTTCAATGTTCGAGCGCCGCATGATCGAGCTCGAAGGCGCGGAAGCTGCTCGCTCCACCGCCACCGGCATGGCCGCGGTGACGACCGCGATCCTCGCACCGCTCAGAGCCGGCGATCATGTGGTAGCCTCGAAAGCCCTGTTCGGCTCGTGCCTTTACGTCGTGCAGGACCTCCTGCCGCGCTACGGGATCGAAACGACGCTGGTCGACGGCCTAGATCTCGACCAATGGCAGCGCGCATTGCAGCCTAACACCAAGACCTTCTTTCTGGAGAGCCCGACCAACCCGACGCTCGATGTGCTCGATATTCCGGCGATTGCCGAGATCGCGCACAAGGGCGGCGCACGGCTGGTCGTCGATAACGTCTTTGCCACGCCGATTTGGCAGAGCCCGCTTTCGCTCGGCGCCGACGTCGTGGTCTACTCCGCAACCAAACATATCGACGGTCAAGGGCGCTGCCTCGGCGGCATCATTCTCTCGTCCGAAGCCTTCATCGCAGAGCACATTCACAACTTCATGCGCCAGACCGGGCCATCGCTCTCGCCCTTCAACGCCTGGGTCCTGCTCAAGGGACTGGAGACGTTGGGCGTGCGGGTACGCGCGCAGACCGACAACGCGGCGAAAATCGCCGAGGCGTTGGCAAGCCATCCGAAGATTTCGCGATTGATCTATCCCGGCCGCGCCGATCATCCGCAAGCGGAGCTGGTGAAGAAGCAGATGCGCGGCGGTTCAACGCTGATCGGCTTCGAGGTCAAGGGCGGCAAGGCCGCCGCCTTCCGCGTCCTCAATGCGTTGCAGATCTCGCGCATCTCCAACAATCTCGGCGACGCCAAGAGCCTCGTCACCCATCCTGCGACGACGACGCATCAACGGCTGACGCCAGAGGCGCGCGCCGAGCTCGGCATCAGCGAAGGCTTTATCCGCTTCTCGGCCGGGCTCGAGCATGCGGATGATCTGATCGAGGATTTTGCACAGGCGCTGGAGAAGGCGTGA
- a CDS encoding SGNH/GDSL hydrolase family protein: MSSHCPFRLSTLLTVFAAGLAVLMPASMLPLYAQTASQQAGQQAALSDGAKAENDPDKKPAAEGTPPQAAPAATGNPAAQKGVTGKAIDKVKEVAKSAGDIFSRVPCLPPKGASKSMGSLPRVANKLVAGQPVVIVAFGSSSTQGYGSSSPEFTYPNRLAAQLRRKYPTADISVVNAGKGGEDAPEMMKRLQTSVIDLRPDLVIWQVGTNAVLRNLDPAETVKLIDEGIARIQAAGSDVVLIDPQYSPRVNEHAESAGKMMKLLNKTAELRKVGIFPRFAVMKDWHERQAIPIENFVIADGLHMSDWGYACFAQLLGDDIIKSVGQIKLGVAVPSDVRAYRPM, encoded by the coding sequence ATGAGTTCTCACTGCCCTTTTCGTTTGTCGACATTGCTGACTGTCTTCGCCGCGGGCCTCGCGGTGTTGATGCCTGCCTCGATGTTGCCTCTGTATGCCCAGACGGCTTCGCAGCAAGCCGGTCAGCAGGCGGCGCTATCCGATGGCGCCAAAGCGGAAAACGACCCGGACAAAAAACCCGCGGCTGAAGGCACCCCGCCGCAGGCCGCGCCGGCGGCCACCGGCAATCCGGCCGCGCAGAAGGGCGTTACCGGCAAAGCAATCGACAAGGTGAAGGAAGTCGCGAAATCGGCCGGCGACATCTTCAGCCGCGTTCCCTGCCTGCCGCCGAAGGGCGCTTCCAAATCGATGGGATCGCTGCCGCGTGTCGCCAACAAGCTCGTCGCGGGTCAGCCAGTGGTGATCGTCGCTTTCGGATCGTCATCGACCCAGGGGTACGGCTCCAGTTCGCCGGAATTCACTTATCCGAACAGGCTCGCGGCGCAGCTACGCCGCAAATATCCGACGGCCGACATCTCCGTCGTCAATGCCGGCAAGGGCGGCGAGGACGCGCCGGAAATGATGAAGCGGCTGCAGACCTCCGTGATCGACTTGCGTCCGGATCTGGTGATCTGGCAGGTCGGCACCAATGCGGTGCTGCGCAACCTCGATCCCGCCGAGACCGTCAAGCTCATCGACGAAGGCATCGCACGCATTCAGGCTGCGGGCTCCGACGTCGTGCTGATCGATCCGCAATATTCGCCGCGGGTCAACGAGCACGCCGAAAGTGCCGGCAAGATGATGAAGCTCTTGAACAAGACGGCCGAGCTTCGCAAGGTCGGCATCTTCCCGCGCTTCGCGGTGATGAAAGACTGGCACGAGCGGCAGGCGATTCCGATCGAGAATTTCGTGATCGCCGACGGCTTGCACATGAGCGACTGGGGCTATGCCTGCTTCGCCCAACTGCTCGGCGACGACATCATCAAGTCGGTCGGCCAGATCAAGCTCGGCGTCGCCGTGCCGTCTGATGTGCGAGCCTATCGGCCGATGTAG
- a CDS encoding SGNH/GDSL hydrolase family protein produces the protein MRPGSGTVLVLALLAGLAAAGLARAQDAAPQACEVPPYLLSTESTLPKVAEAVKNARPLTVLVVGSRSSTILSSENSAYPARLQAALKEKLPSTPINLSVELQTGKTAEEVDAGLVKLVEAKRPTLVIWQTGTVDAMRSVDPDDFRGAIDEGVAALQNAGADVVLVNLQYSPRTETMISAPPYLDNMRVVAQQHNVPLFDRFAIMRHWNDAGDFDLFSTFHGTDMAKRVHACLGRALSKFVLDAARLDQAQQN, from the coding sequence ATGAGGCCCGGCTCGGGAACTGTGCTGGTCCTGGCGCTGCTTGCGGGTCTTGCAGCGGCCGGATTGGCTCGTGCCCAAGATGCCGCCCCCCAGGCTTGCGAAGTTCCCCCCTACCTCCTCTCCACCGAGAGCACGCTTCCCAAGGTGGCCGAGGCCGTCAAGAACGCCCGGCCGCTGACCGTCCTGGTGGTGGGGAGCCGCTCATCGACCATCCTGTCCTCTGAAAACAGCGCCTATCCGGCCAGGCTGCAGGCGGCGCTGAAGGAGAAGCTGCCCTCCACCCCAATCAACCTCTCCGTGGAACTACAAACCGGCAAGACCGCCGAGGAGGTGGACGCCGGCCTCGTTAAGCTGGTGGAAGCAAAAAGGCCTACTTTGGTCATCTGGCAGACGGGAACCGTCGATGCTATGCGATCCGTCGATCCCGACGATTTTCGCGGCGCCATCGACGAGGGGGTTGCTGCGCTGCAAAATGCGGGAGCCGACGTGGTTTTGGTCAATCTGCAATACAGCCCGCGCACCGAAACCATGATTTCCGCGCCGCCGTACCTAGATAATATGCGCGTGGTGGCACAGCAGCATAATGTTCCGCTGTTCGATCGGTTCGCCATCATGCGCCACTGGAACGACGCCGGAGATTTCGATCTGTTCAGTACCTTTCATGGGACCGACATGGCCAAAAGGGTTCATGCCTGCCTGGGCCGGGCGCTCTCGAAATTCGTGCTCGATGCGGCCCGCCTCGATCAGGCGCAGCAGAATTAG
- a CDS encoding OpgC domain-containing protein: MSSIADPVAGTPRSDAKASDAKAAAASSAPAIAFPVAGERELRLDLFRGMALWLIFIDHLPTNILTWFTIRNYGFSDATEIFIFISGYTAAFVYGRAMLEAGFVVATARIMRRVWQIYVAHVFLFTIFLAEISYVATRFENPLYSEEMGIMDFLKQPDVTIVQALLLRFRPVNMDVLPLYIVLMLFLPIILWLMKWRADVALGLSVLLYALTWHFDWYLTAYPSGFWIFNPFCWQLLFVFGAWCALGGAQRMSRILASPVTMWICITYLASAFFVTLTWHIPQLSFLMPKRIEQWMYPITKTDLDVLRFAHFLALAALTVRFLPKDWSGLKSRWLRPLILCGQHSLEIFCLGVFLAFAGHFVLAEVGGGALTHALVSLAGILIMWGMAWVISWYKHSADKGASKTKSTAINADMAGGSA; encoded by the coding sequence ATGTCGTCCATTGCCGATCCAGTCGCCGGAACGCCTCGCAGCGATGCCAAGGCCAGCGATGCCAAGGCCGCCGCTGCATCTTCCGCGCCGGCGATTGCGTTCCCGGTGGCCGGCGAGCGCGAATTGCGGCTCGATCTGTTTCGCGGCATGGCGCTGTGGCTGATCTTCATCGACCATCTGCCGACCAACATCCTGACCTGGTTCACGATCCGCAATTACGGATTTTCCGACGCCACCGAGATCTTCATCTTCATCTCCGGATACACCGCCGCCTTCGTCTATGGCCGCGCGATGCTCGAGGCCGGTTTCGTGGTGGCGACCGCGCGCATCATGCGGCGCGTGTGGCAGATCTACGTCGCCCATGTGTTCCTGTTCACGATCTTCCTGGCGGAAATCTCCTACGTCGCCACCCGTTTCGAGAACCCGCTCTACAGCGAGGAAATGGGCATCATGGATTTCCTCAAGCAGCCGGATGTCACGATCGTCCAGGCGCTGCTGCTGAGATTTCGGCCCGTCAACATGGACGTGCTGCCGCTCTACATCGTGCTGATGCTGTTTCTGCCCATCATCCTGTGGCTGATGAAGTGGCGGGCCGACGTCGCGCTGGGACTGTCGGTGCTGCTCTACGCACTGACCTGGCACTTCGACTGGTATCTGACGGCCTATCCGAGCGGCTTCTGGATATTCAATCCGTTTTGCTGGCAGTTGCTGTTCGTGTTCGGCGCCTGGTGCGCACTGGGCGGGGCGCAGCGCATGTCCCGCATCCTGGCGTCGCCGGTGACGATGTGGATCTGCATCACCTACCTGGCGTCGGCGTTCTTCGTCACACTCACTTGGCACATTCCGCAACTCAGCTTCCTGATGCCCAAGCGGATCGAACAGTGGATGTATCCGATCACCAAGACGGATCTGGACGTACTGCGGTTTGCCCATTTCCTGGCGCTGGCCGCGCTCACCGTGCGCTTCCTGCCCAAGGATTGGTCGGGCCTCAAATCGCGCTGGCTGCGACCATTGATCCTATGTGGCCAGCATTCGCTTGAGATATTCTGTCTCGGCGTCTTCCTGGCCTTTGCGGGACACTTTGTGCTGGCCGAAGTCGGTGGGGGTGCCCTCACGCACGCCCTGGTCAGTCTTGCCGGTATCCTCATCATGTGGGGCATGGCGTGGGTGATTTCGTGGTACAAGCATTCGGCCGACAAAGGAGCCTCAAAAACGAAAAGCACGGCAATCAACGCCGATATGGCGGGAGGAAGCGCATGA
- the apaG gene encoding Co2+/Mg2+ efflux protein ApaG, translated as MYRAVTRQIEVTVEPNFLPERSSVDKGQYFWSYTIVITNTGAETVQLRTRHWIITDATGRKQEVRGEGVVGEQPVLAPGERFEYTSGVPLPTASGFMTGRYQMVSESGERFEIDVPTFSLDSPDNKRVLN; from the coding sequence ATGTACCGCGCCGTCACCCGCCAGATCGAAGTCACCGTCGAACCGAACTTCCTCCCCGAGCGCTCGTCGGTCGACAAGGGCCAGTATTTCTGGTCCTACACCATCGTCATCACCAATACCGGCGCCGAGACCGTGCAGCTTCGTACCCGGCACTGGATCATCACCGACGCCACCGGCCGCAAGCAGGAAGTCCGCGGCGAGGGCGTGGTCGGCGAACAGCCTGTTTTGGCGCCAGGCGAGCGCTTCGAATATACCAGCGGCGTGCCGCTGCCGACCGCATCGGGCTTCATGACCGGGCGCTATCAAATGGTCAGCGAAAGCGGTGAGCGTTTCGAGATCGACGTGCCGACGTTCTCGCTGGACAGCCCGGATAACAAGCGGGTGTTGAATTGA
- a CDS encoding Hsp33 family molecular chaperone yields the protein MDSQSDIKITTEAPIRAPSSVPVDDAVLPFEVASLDLRGRLTRLGPALDDILTKHDYPAPVGKLLGEAIVLATLLGSALKFDGRFILQTQTDGPVSFLIVDFQSPDRLRAYARYDARRLKDGQDSGALLGKGHLAMTIDQGADMSRYQGLVALDGGSLEDAAHEYFLRSEQIPTRVRLAVGEEWRGGDGGKHRWRAGGMLLQFLPQAPERARQADLHPGNAPEGAVTHQVAEDDAWVEGQSLIGTVEDVELIDPDLSGERLLYRLFHERGVRVFSQLSLRAKCSCSREAVSAMLKSFSPKDRAEMVKDDKVVVTCEFCSSVYQFTPHEAGVEE from the coding sequence ATGGATTCACAATCAGACATCAAAATCACGACCGAGGCGCCGATCCGCGCGCCCTCGTCCGTTCCCGTCGATGATGCGGTGCTGCCGTTCGAGGTCGCCTCGCTCGATCTGCGCGGACGGCTGACCCGACTCGGCCCCGCGCTCGACGACATCCTGACCAAGCACGATTATCCGGCGCCGGTCGGAAAATTGCTTGGCGAAGCGATCGTGCTGGCGACGCTGCTCGGTTCGGCGCTCAAATTCGACGGCCGGTTCATTTTGCAGACGCAGACCGATGGCCCGGTGTCGTTTCTGATCGTGGATTTCCAGTCGCCGGATCGGCTCCGCGCCTATGCGCGCTACGACGCAAGGCGGCTGAAGGACGGGCAGGATTCAGGCGCCCTGCTCGGCAAGGGCCATCTCGCGATGACCATCGATCAGGGCGCGGACATGAGCCGTTACCAGGGACTGGTGGCGCTCGACGGCGGCAGCCTTGAGGATGCCGCGCATGAATATTTCCTGCGCTCCGAGCAGATTCCGACCCGCGTGCGGCTTGCGGTCGGCGAAGAATGGCGTGGCGGCGACGGCGGCAAGCATCGCTGGCGCGCCGGCGGCATGCTGCTGCAATTCCTGCCGCAGGCGCCCGAGCGGGCGCGGCAGGCCGACCTGCATCCGGGCAACGCGCCGGAAGGCGCGGTTACGCATCAGGTGGCGGAAGACGACGCATGGGTGGAAGGTCAGTCGCTGATCGGCACCGTCGAGGATGTCGAACTGATCGATCCCGATCTGTCGGGCGAGCGCCTGCTGTATCGCCTGTTTCACGAGCGCGGCGTGCGCGTGTTCTCACAGCTCTCCTTGCGCGCAAAATGCTCCTGCTCGCGCGAGGCAGTCTCCGCGATGTTGAAAAGCTTCTCGCCCAAGGACCGCGCCGAGATGGTCAAGGACGACAAGGTGGTGGTGACCTGCGAGTTCTGCTCCTCAGTCTATCAGTTCACCCCGCATGAAGCGGGCGTGGAGGAGTAG
- the argF gene encoding ornithine carbamoyltransferase — protein MSKSVRHFLDINELPLDELRSMLTLSATMKAKLKAHEKGKKPLEGKTLAMIFERPSTRTRVSFDVGMRQLGGESIMLTGAEMQLGRGETIADTARVLSRYVDAIMIRILNHDALLELAAHATVPVINGLTRRSHPCQVMADLMTFEEHRGPIEGRTVAWTGDDNNVLASWAHAAERFKFRLNVATPPQLAPNKAMKDWIKATQAPIVLGTDPEAAVRGADCVVTDTWVSMGDKDGEHRHNVLKPYQVNAKLMSLAKPDAIFMHCLPAHRGEEVTDEVIDGAQSVVFDEAENRLHAQKGILAWCFDAVA, from the coding sequence ATGAGCAAATCCGTCCGTCACTTCCTCGACATCAATGAACTGCCGTTAGATGAATTGCGCAGCATGCTGACCTTGAGCGCCACCATGAAGGCGAAGCTGAAAGCGCATGAGAAGGGCAAGAAGCCGCTCGAAGGCAAGACGCTGGCGATGATCTTCGAACGTCCCTCGACCCGCACCCGGGTGTCGTTCGACGTCGGCATGCGCCAACTCGGCGGCGAATCCATCATGCTGACCGGTGCCGAGATGCAGCTCGGCCGCGGCGAGACCATCGCCGACACCGCGCGCGTGCTGTCGCGCTATGTCGATGCGATCATGATCCGCATCCTCAACCACGACGCGCTCTTGGAATTGGCCGCGCACGCCACGGTGCCCGTGATCAACGGCCTGACGCGGCGCTCGCATCCCTGCCAGGTGATGGCCGACCTGATGACCTTCGAGGAGCATCGCGGGCCGATCGAGGGCAGGACCGTGGCCTGGACCGGCGACGACAACAATGTGCTGGCATCCTGGGCGCATGCAGCCGAGCGTTTCAAGTTCAGGCTCAATGTCGCAACCCCGCCGCAGCTTGCGCCGAACAAGGCGATGAAGGACTGGATCAAGGCGACGCAGGCGCCGATCGTGCTCGGCACCGATCCCGAAGCCGCCGTGCGCGGCGCCGATTGCGTCGTCACCGACACCTGGGTCTCGATGGGCGACAAGGACGGCGAACATCGCCACAATGTGCTGAAGCCCTATCAGGTCAATGCGAAGCTGATGTCGCTGGCCAAGCCGGACGCGATCTTCATGCACTGCCTGCCCGCTCATCGCGGCGAGGAAGTCACCGATGAGGTGATCGACGGCGCGCAGTCGGTCGTGTTCGACGAAGCCGAAAATCGCCTGCATGCGCAGAAAGGCATTCTGGCTTGGTGTTTTGACGCGGTGGCATAG
- a CDS encoding aspartate aminotransferase family protein, giving the protein MTNSATSHLLPVFARVDLGFERGEGCWLTATNGERYLDFTSGVAVNALGHCHPHLIAALQEQSTKLWHMSNLFKSPDGEKLAARLCEQSFADLVFFCNSGAEAMEGVIKVVRRYQFSKGHPERYRLVTFEGAFHGRTLGTLAATGSAKYLEGFGPPMDGFDQVPHGDLEAVKKAIGPQTAGILIEPVQGEGGVRSAPQSFFKALRQLCDEKGLLLAFDEVQTGMGRTGDLFAYKRVGVTPDVMSLAKALGGGFPIGAVLATAEAASGMTPGSHGSTFGGNPLAIAAANAVLDVMLEPGFFDHVQKMSLLLKQKLASVVDRYPAVLSEVRGEGLLVGVKAVVPSGDLVNALRDEKLLTVGAGDNVVRFLAPLIVTEAEIEESVQRLERACVALSAGQLKKAAG; this is encoded by the coding sequence ATGACCAATAGCGCCACGTCGCATCTGCTCCCGGTCTTCGCCAGGGTCGATCTCGGCTTCGAACGCGGCGAGGGCTGCTGGCTGACCGCCACCAATGGCGAGCGCTATTTGGACTTCACCTCGGGCGTCGCGGTGAATGCGCTCGGTCACTGCCATCCGCACCTGATCGCGGCGCTGCAGGAGCAGTCGACGAAACTCTGGCACATGTCGAACCTGTTCAAGTCGCCGGATGGCGAGAAGCTCGCCGCGCGGCTTTGCGAGCAGAGCTTTGCCGACCTCGTGTTCTTCTGCAATTCCGGCGCCGAGGCGATGGAAGGCGTGATCAAGGTCGTGCGCCGCTATCAATTCTCCAAAGGCCATCCCGAGCGCTATCGTCTCGTCACCTTCGAGGGCGCATTCCACGGCCGCACCCTGGGCACGCTCGCAGCAACCGGCTCCGCCAAATATCTCGAAGGCTTTGGGCCGCCGATGGACGGTTTCGACCAGGTGCCGCATGGCGATCTCGAAGCGGTCAAGAAAGCGATCGGCCCGCAGACCGCGGGCATCCTGATCGAGCCGGTGCAGGGCGAGGGCGGCGTGCGCTCGGCGCCGCAGTCTTTCTTCAAGGCGCTGCGCCAGCTCTGCGACGAGAAGGGCCTGTTGCTCGCGTTCGACGAGGTGCAGACCGGCATGGGCCGCACCGGCGATCTCTTCGCCTATAAGCGCGTCGGCGTGACACCGGATGTGATGTCGCTGGCCAAAGCGTTGGGCGGCGGCTTCCCGATCGGCGCGGTGCTGGCGACGGCGGAAGCCGCAAGCGGCATGACGCCGGGCTCGCACGGCTCGACCTTCGGCGGCAATCCGCTGGCGATCGCTGCGGCGAATGCCGTGCTCGACGTGATGCTGGAGCCGGGCTTCTTCGATCACGTGCAGAAGATGTCGCTGCTGTTGAAACAGAAACTGGCCTCCGTCGTCGATCGCTATCCCGCCGTGCTGTCGGAAGTTCGCGGCGAGGGGCTTCTGGTCGGCGTCAAGGCCGTGGTGCCGTCGGGCGATCTCGTCAATGCGTTGCGCGACGAGAAATTGCTCACCGTCGGCGCCGGCGACAATGTGGTGCGGTTCCTCGCGCCGCTGATCGTCACCGAGGCCGAGATCGAGGAATCCGTGCAAAGGTTGGAGCGCGCCTGTGTCGCGCTGTCCGCTGGCCAGTTGAAGAAGGCGGCGGGCTGA
- a CDS encoding GcrA family cell cycle regulator produces MTVLTWSDDRVEQLKKLWEAGLSASQIAAELGNVTRNAVIGKVHRLGLSGRAKSPSSAAPRQRKARPAQPMMRVSRPVSRGNTALAHAFEVEMEPDPIAFDNVVPMSQRLSLLELNEATCHWPVGDPSSPEFFFCGGKALTGLPYCAHHSRIAYQPAADRRRQQPKQTR; encoded by the coding sequence ATGACGGTTTTGACCTGGTCCGACGATCGCGTCGAACAGCTTAAGAAGCTCTGGGAAGCCGGATTGTCGGCGAGCCAGATCGCCGCGGAACTCGGGAATGTGACGCGAAACGCCGTAATCGGCAAAGTGCACCGGCTGGGCCTTTCCGGCCGTGCCAAGAGCCCCTCCTCGGCCGCCCCGCGGCAGCGCAAGGCACGCCCCGCCCAGCCGATGATGCGGGTGTCGCGTCCGGTCTCGCGCGGCAACACCGCGCTGGCACACGCCTTCGAAGTCGAGATGGAGCCGGATCCGATCGCCTTCGACAACGTCGTGCCGATGAGCCAGCGGCTGTCGCTGCTCGAACTGAACGAGGCCACCTGCCACTGGCCGGTCGGCGATCCCTCGAGCCCGGAATTCTTCTTCTGCGGCGGCAAGGCGCTCACGGGCCTGCCCTATTGCGCCCACCACTCGCGCATCGCCTACCAGCCCGCTGCCGATCGGCGCAGGCAGCAGCCGAAGCAGACGCGGTAA
- the phoB gene encoding phosphate regulon transcriptional regulator PhoB has translation MSARIMVVEDEEALTTLLRYNLDAEGYEVETVGRGDDADTRLKERVPDLVVLDWMLPGLSGIELCRRLRARPETKQLPIIMLTARGEESERVRGLATGADDYIVKPFSVPELLARVKGLLRRASPERLATVLTYGDIELDREKRRVARSGRQIDLGPTEYRLLEFFLEHPGRVFSREQLLDSVWGRDIYIDERTVDVHIGRLRKLLNPGREQDPIRTVRGAGYALDDRFAKVEP, from the coding sequence ATGAGCGCGCGCATTATGGTGGTCGAGGACGAGGAAGCGTTGACCACGCTGTTGCGCTACAACCTCGACGCTGAAGGCTATGAGGTCGAGACCGTCGGCCGCGGCGACGATGCGGATACGCGGCTGAAGGAGCGCGTGCCCGATCTCGTCGTGCTCGACTGGATGCTGCCGGGCCTCTCCGGCATCGAGCTGTGCCGCCGTTTGAGAGCGCGCCCCGAAACCAAGCAATTGCCGATCATCATGCTGACCGCGCGCGGCGAGGAGAGCGAGCGGGTGCGGGGGCTTGCGACCGGCGCCGACGATTACATCGTCAAGCCGTTCTCGGTGCCGGAACTGCTGGCGCGCGTAAAGGGCCTGCTGCGGCGGGCGAGCCCCGAGCGGCTCGCCACCGTGCTGACCTATGGCGATATCGAACTCGATCGCGAAAAACGCCGCGTCGCGCGCTCGGGCCGCCAGATCGATCTCGGCCCGACCGAGTACCGCCTGCTCGAATTTTTCCTCGAGCACCCCGGCCGCGTCTTCAGCCGCGAGCAGTTGCTCGACAGCGTCTGGGGCCGCGACATCTATATCGACGAGCGCACCGTCGACGTCCATATCGGCCGCTTGCGCAAACTGCTCAACCCCGGCCGCGAGCAGGATCCGATCCGCACCGTCCGCGGCGCAGGTTACGCGCTGGATGACCGGTTTGCGAAGGTGGAGCCGTAG